One genomic region from Candidatus Methylomirabilota bacterium encodes:
- a CDS encoding rhodanese-like domain-containing protein has product MTTLTSPAATLPIETYPADEGCLAYLVVDDLSHTALAVDPRLDQVDRFLESLAARKASLTHVLDTHTHADHLSGVRRLAQRTGASVLAHAASKLKGPVRRIQGGTTFVLGTRTVTVLDAPGHTPDSLALLVDGHLFTGDALFAGGAGRTDFMGGSASDLFDTLRTFEALPDDTVVHPGHDYVGRAVTTIGEEKAQNPLLRERDRAAFVSRLSVPAPPPPNMAAVLRHNLGEADAATIAGTDLQALRERGTSPFLLDVRTPLEFESERIDGSRNVPLHQLDARLDEIPDQADVVIVCRTGVRATIAAETLARAGRRARVLDGGVQAWRRARLPLREGRKRLAVDRQVQLIAGTMVLAGVVLGTLVSPWFLAIAAFFGAGLTFAGATGTCGLALVLMKMPWNRPLPSPADVGEAVCSAGGNTTAACAAPTNPRRSLR; this is encoded by the coding sequence ATGACGACGCTCACGAGCCCTGCCGCCACGCTGCCGATCGAGACGTATCCGGCCGACGAGGGGTGCCTCGCGTACCTCGTCGTGGATGACCTCAGCCACACCGCCCTCGCGGTCGATCCGCGGCTCGACCAGGTCGATCGGTTCCTCGAGAGCCTGGCGGCGCGCAAGGCGAGTCTGACCCACGTCCTCGATACCCACACGCACGCCGATCACCTTTCGGGCGTGCGCAGGCTCGCCCAGCGGACTGGCGCTTCCGTGCTCGCGCACGCGGCCTCGAAGCTCAAGGGGCCTGTCCGCCGCATCCAGGGCGGCACGACGTTCGTTCTCGGCACGAGGACCGTGACGGTCCTCGACGCCCCCGGGCACACCCCCGACTCGCTCGCGCTGCTCGTGGACGGCCACCTCTTCACGGGGGACGCCCTGTTCGCCGGCGGCGCCGGCCGGACCGACTTCATGGGCGGCAGCGCCTCGGACCTCTTCGACACGCTGCGCACGTTCGAGGCGCTCCCCGACGACACGGTCGTGCATCCCGGCCACGACTACGTCGGCCGGGCGGTGACGACGATCGGCGAGGAGAAGGCGCAGAACCCGCTCCTCCGCGAGCGAGACCGTGCGGCGTTCGTGTCCCGGCTCTCGGTCCCGGCGCCACCGCCGCCCAACATGGCGGCGGTCCTGCGCCACAACCTGGGCGAGGCCGACGCGGCGACCATTGCGGGCACGGACCTCCAGGCCCTTCGCGAGCGGGGAACGTCGCCGTTTCTCCTGGACGTTCGGACCCCGCTGGAGTTCGAGAGCGAGCGCATCGACGGATCACGGAACGTGCCCCTCCACCAGCTCGACGCCCGCCTCGACGAGATCCCCGACCAGGCGGACGTGGTCATCGTCTGTCGCACAGGGGTGCGCGCCACCATTGCCGCGGAGACGCTCGCGCGCGCGGGACGACGCGCGCGGGTCCTCGACGGAGGCGTACAGGCCTGGCGCCGGGCTCGGCTGCCCCTCCGCGAGGGGCGCAAGCGTCTGGCCGTCGACCGTCAGGTCCAGCTGATCGCGGGGACGATGGTGCTCGCAGGCGTGGTTCTCGGCACGCTCGTCAGCCCCTGGTTTCTGGCGATCGCGGCGTTCTTCGGCGCCGGGCTGACGTTCGCGGGCGCGACGGGCACGTGCGGGCTCGCCCTGGTGCTCATGAAGATGCCCTGGAACCGCCCCCTCCCGTCGCCCGCCGACGTCGGCGAGGCAGTGTGCTCCGCCGGCGGCAACACGACCGCGGCCTGCGCGGCGCCGACGAACCCGCGGAGGTCGCTGCGGTGA
- a CDS encoding AAA family ATPase yields the protein MAPALVDDLCRPEAYPEPRPARVTRVITHISWVFLTDREVFKVKRPVDYGFLDYTTPEKRRRLCEEEVRLNGRLAPDVYRGVVPVRLGPHGHTFLSEGAVVDHAVRMRRLADEASADALLRRDALTPLHLARLAARLARFYADAATAPAYGVLDVIRGNVEENFAQVEPFVGRFVPRATFEAVRAWQLGILDRDAGRFGDRVEHGHIREGHGDLRLEHVYFEEAEPIVIDGIEFNERFRMADVAADVAFLAMELRARGRLDLAEGFLGGFALASSDYDLYGVIDFYESYRAWVRGKVAAFLAADPSTPPDKAARKAGEAEALFALARRYPEPRAVSAPLIAVGGLIGTGKSTLAAALAEALAVPVIESDRTRKALAGVPATGRAPERIYSEDFTRRTFDEVFRRAEVVLESGRGVILDATFRERALRARARDLARRHGRPFLFVEATCDDATLRERLRRRATGPSISDATEGLLGRMRREFQPVTELGPDEHLRVTTTEPTSAQVESVLGTLGLTRRIPPTS from the coding sequence ATGGCGCCGGCGCTGGTCGACGATCTCTGCCGGCCCGAGGCCTACCCGGAGCCGCGTCCCGCGCGCGTGACGCGCGTCATCACGCACATCTCGTGGGTCTTCCTCACCGACCGCGAGGTGTTCAAGGTCAAGCGGCCCGTCGACTACGGCTTTCTCGACTACACGACACCGGAGAAGCGCCGCCGCCTCTGCGAGGAGGAGGTCCGTCTCAACGGCCGGCTCGCCCCCGACGTCTACCGCGGGGTGGTCCCGGTTCGCCTCGGCCCGCACGGGCACACCTTCCTGTCGGAGGGCGCCGTGGTGGATCACGCCGTTCGCATGCGCCGGCTGGCGGACGAGGCGAGCGCGGACGCGCTCCTGCGGCGCGATGCGCTCACCCCGCTGCACCTGGCCCGCCTCGCGGCCCGGCTCGCGCGCTTCTACGCGGACGCGGCCACCGCGCCGGCCTACGGGGTGCTCGACGTCATCCGGGGCAACGTGGAGGAGAACTTCGCCCAGGTGGAGCCCTTCGTCGGCCGGTTCGTCCCGCGCGCGACCTTCGAAGCGGTCCGGGCCTGGCAGCTCGGCATCCTGGATCGCGACGCCGGACGGTTCGGCGACCGCGTGGAACACGGGCACATCCGGGAGGGACACGGGGACCTTCGTCTCGAGCACGTGTACTTCGAGGAGGCGGAGCCGATCGTCATCGACGGGATCGAGTTCAACGAGCGGTTCCGGATGGCGGACGTCGCCGCCGACGTCGCGTTCCTGGCGATGGAGCTGAGAGCCCGGGGCCGGCTCGACCTCGCCGAGGGATTCCTGGGCGGCTTCGCGCTGGCGTCGAGCGACTACGACCTCTACGGCGTCATCGACTTCTACGAATCCTACCGGGCCTGGGTTCGCGGCAAGGTCGCCGCTTTCCTGGCCGCCGATCCCTCGACGCCGCCGGACAAGGCGGCCCGCAAGGCGGGGGAAGCCGAGGCGCTCTTCGCCCTGGCGCGGCGCTACCCGGAGCCGCGGGCCGTCTCGGCGCCCCTGATCGCGGTGGGCGGCCTGATCGGGACCGGCAAGAGCACGCTGGCGGCCGCGCTGGCCGAGGCGCTCGCGGTTCCGGTGATCGAGTCGGACCGGACCCGCAAGGCCCTGGCCGGCGTGCCCGCCACGGGGCGGGCCCCCGAGCGCATCTACTCCGAGGACTTCACGCGCAGGACGTTCGACGAAGTCTTCCGGCGGGCCGAGGTCGTGCTCGAGTCCGGGCGAGGCGTCATTCTCGATGCGACGTTCCGCGAGCGCGCCCTGCGGGCCCGGGCCCGTGACCTGGCCCGGCGCCACGGCCGGCCGTTCCTCTTCGTCGAGGCGACGTGCGACGACGCGACGCTCCGCGAGCGCCTGCGCCGGCGAGCCACGGGGCCGTCCATCTCGGACGCCACCGAGGGACTGCTCGGCCGGATGCGGCGCGAGTTCCAGCCGGTCACGGAGCTCGGCCCGGATGAGCACCTCCGCGTCACCACGACCGAGCCCACGTCGGCACAGGTGGAATCCGTGCTCGGCACGCTCGGCCTGACACGGAGGATCCCGCCGACGTCCTGA
- a CDS encoding DnaJ domain-containing protein, with translation MGQRARADTDYYRILGLHPEATEEQLRKAYRRLALQWHPDRNPGQPAAEERFKEISEAYAVLSDPAKRHDYDRARRAGAAYEPRGSREDLFRDLFADPRASAVFEELAREFERLGMRVDRHYFRQTLFGGRAVVTGGVFIISPLTPVLAIFKIALGALRAAGVLPRARQPALPKPGGLHRAFAGTARWLLGLPPSPAPSQHAATGGDLTIPLRLSRAEAEAGGRKRVAFLRHGVREEALVTIPPGVRPGTRLRLRGKGGADAGRPPGDLYLAIEIADEG, from the coding sequence ATGGGACAGCGAGCGCGAGCGGATACAGACTACTACCGGATCCTCGGCCTCCATCCGGAGGCCACCGAGGAGCAGCTTCGGAAGGCGTACCGGCGGCTCGCGCTCCAGTGGCATCCGGACCGCAATCCGGGGCAGCCCGCAGCCGAAGAGCGTTTCAAGGAGATCAGCGAGGCCTACGCGGTTCTGAGCGACCCGGCCAAGCGTCACGACTACGACCGGGCCCGACGAGCCGGCGCCGCCTACGAGCCTCGCGGGAGCCGCGAGGACCTCTTCCGCGACCTCTTCGCCGACCCGCGGGCGAGCGCCGTCTTCGAAGAGCTGGCGCGCGAATTCGAGCGGCTGGGCATGCGCGTCGATCGCCACTACTTCCGGCAGACGCTCTTTGGCGGCCGGGCGGTCGTGACCGGGGGCGTCTTCATCATCTCGCCGCTGACTCCCGTGCTCGCCATCTTCAAGATCGCCCTCGGAGCCCTGCGCGCCGCCGGCGTCCTGCCGCGCGCTCGCCAGCCAGCCTTGCCGAAGCCCGGCGGGCTCCACCGGGCTTTCGCGGGCACGGCCCGCTGGCTGCTCGGCCTCCCACCCTCCCCGGCCCCATCCCAGCACGCGGCCACCGGCGGCGACCTGACGATTCCGCTCCGTCTCTCGCGGGCGGAAGCGGAGGCAGGTGGACGGAAGCGCGTCGCATTCCTACGGCATGGCGTGCGGGAAGAAGCCCTCGTGACGATCCCGCCAGGCGTTCGCCCCGGAACACGGCTCCGGCTCCGCGGCAAGGGAGGCGCGGACGCCGGCCGCCCGCCGGGCGACCTCTACCTCGCCATCGAAATCGCGGACGAGGGCTGA